The Verrucomicrobiia bacterium genome includes the window GCCATGCCAAATGACCGCTGAGGACCGTAGTACCGCTCAGTTAAGGTGGGCTCATCCCGTCGTGCCGCAATTTCTCGTGAACGTTTTCCCATAGTGTGTAGCGCTGATCAGACTTCCTTACACTACTAGAATTATCCCTTCTTACCTAGCCTGTGGTATAAATCCAGTGAGCCATACCATCGCTAGACTTACTACACATGATCCCTCAGGAAACACGGCTCGGAACAGTTACACTCCTCGTACAGGACCTAGCCTTACTCACCCGTTTTTATACGGAGGTACTCCGCTTTTCTACCCTCAGCCAAACCGGAGGGCGGGTAATTTTAGGTCATACAGGGAAACCTCTCCTTATCCTCATAAAAGGGCCTGGCCTTCCTTTCGCCGATCCCCATGAAGCAGGCCTCTATCACATCGCCTTCCTCTACTCATCAGGCGGCTTACTTGCCCGTACGTTGCAGAGTGTCCTCGCTAAGGCTCCGGGCCTTTTCCAAGGAGCAAGTGACCACCTGGTAAGCCAGGCTTTCTACCTAACCGACCCAGAAGGGAACGGTGTTGAACTCTACCTAGACCGCCCACGCTCGGAGTGGAAAATTTCAGGTGGTCACATAGAAATGGGAAGCCTCCCTATTAATCTGGATTCTTTCCTCAGTGTGAACGGCTATTTGCCAGATACGGGCCACATTACAGTTGGCCATATCCACCTTCGAATAGGAAACATTGAGGAGGCCCGCTCCTTTTACGGAGAAGTGCTAGGTTTTGATGAAGTCATGACAATGCCCTCTGCCCTGTTCATTTCTGCAGGGGGTTATCACCACCATATAGGCCTAAATACCTGGGAAAGTGCCGGCGCAGGAAAGCGCATTCCATCCTTAGGGCTGGAGCACTTTCAGATAATCGTTCCCACCATTCCCGACATCCACGGTATTAAAAGCCACCTCGCGGCAAAGGATGTTCCCTACTCAGAAGATACAAACCTGACTTTTATAGACCCTTGGGGCATTACTATTGAGGTTGCCGCGGAAGAAGCTTCCCTATGAACTCAACCCATCGCATTCTTATTGCCATCCCCTTTATTGTCCTACTGGCAGGCGTGGCTTTTTGGCAGAAGAAAAACACTGAACTCACCGCATCCCCCACTTCTTCACCTACCATTGTCCAAGCAGCTCCTCTCCCTGCTGTCACACCAGAGCCAACTCCCACATACCAAACCCTTAAGGCAACCGACTTCCTTCCTGTAGCCAGCGTCTATAATTACCAAGCCCAAATCCCTACGGGCTGGAAGGTGGATGTCCAAGAGGAAAATGAGTCGGTAAACATATATGATCCCGCAGCCGAGGGTATAAACAACTTAGGGAAATCCCAGATATTTATCCGGTACTTTAAGGCCAGCACATTCCTCACACTCTCCACCGTTACTATCCATGAGCGGGTTGAAACCACCGCCTCAGGAAGACCGGCGGTCCGTTACGTCATTGAGAAAAAAGCTGGGGTCCCAAACTTTGCCAATCAGCCCAGCTGGCGCAACGAGAAGCATACTGTCACCGACATTCGCTCTACGGACAACAATCCTACCTACTTTTACGTTGTCGCCAAACGGCCAGGGCTTTCCGAGGAGATATACTCGCATTTTCTCCAAAACATCGCGCTTAACCCATAGGGGGAAACCCTGGAATTAATGGGCAAAATCCATTAAGGTTATCGCACATGTATAAGGCACCACGGCGGCGGCGCATCAATAAAAAAAGGCTTGTCGTACTTGCGACACTCGTACTGCTCTGCGGCATTTTTGGCATAGGCCTGTCACGGCTTTTAAGCAGCCAAGCAGAGGAAGACCCCTACCCTCGCCTGACCGTAACTAGCCCTTATCCCACTAGCACACCTCGCGCCACGGCAAAGGCTACACCTAAGCCTACCGCGACACCCGACACGGTAAACCTTCCTAAATCTTTCTCCACGGAAATGGCGTTCACGTCACAAGCTACCCATGCCATTTGGGACAGCCTAGCCAAAGAGACGTGTGAGGAAGCATCAGCCCTTATGGCGCAGTGGTGGGTCCTTGGCAAGCAGGGGGAGAAAAGTGAGAAAGTCCAGAACAGGATCCCGCCAGACACTGCCCGTGCACAATTAGTAGAAATCACGGAGTGGGAAGAGAAGACCTTTGGGTTTCACTTAGATACTACCGCCGCCCAAACCCTTCGTTTCTTGCAAGAGAAGTTGGGTGTAAAGAACTCCAAGCTCACGACAGATATTACTGCCCGCTCCCTAAAAGAGGAGCTGGTAAAAGGTAATATCATCATTTTGCCCCTGGCGGGCAGAAGGTTGAACAACCCCTACTTCACCCCTCCGGGACCCCCTTACCACAACCTAGTTGTACGCGGGTATGATGAACGCGGCTTCATTACCAATGACCCCGGCATGAACACCAAGGGTGAGAACTACATGTACCCGGAGGATGTCCTCATTAGTGCTGTACATGATTGGACGGGAAACCCCGACACCATCGAGCAGGGTCAGAAAATTGGCATTATTGTAGGAAAGTAGTCAGCGCACCACAAACGCTTTTTCCAACTCAGCCCGTACCATGGCATGAGAAGCCGTGTAAATGCGGAGCTCCTGCACTGCCGACCCTCCCACCACGGTAACTTTAAGGCAAGCCGGCTCGTCCACCACCTTAAGCACTACCGTGCTTTTTGAACCGCCAGGACGGATAAGACCCGGCAGGATACGCTTCACTTCCTCCAATCGCTGGAGGAGGTTCACCACATCCACCGCCTCATGAATGAGGGTGGAGTGACGCTTGGCTTTTTTTGGCCCTCGGTATACTGGCATACCGTCATAGTAGCAACAAAGCGCGATACTCCATCATCACCCTGGTATACTGTAATGAGAATGACTGCCCGCACCCTTCAGTTTTCTCCCCGTTGGTTGAGGCCCACCTTCTGGGGCGCCGTTGCGCTTCTCCTACTAGGAAGTGGCTATATTGTGTATGGCGCCCAAGAAAATACGAAGCGTTCCGCAGAGAACACCAGGCTGACGGCCGAAAACTTTTCTACCCACACGAATGCCGTTAAAGCCTACCGCTCCTTGTTAGCCACAATTGCGGCAGCCAAGGAGAAGGGTGTAGATACTGCCGCATTTGAAGAAGAGGCAAAGAGCATTTCCGCCCTTCTTATCGCAGAAGATTATGACGCGGTTACCTTGGCTATCACCACCCAAGTCGCGGCACTCACTGAGCAACTCGCAAATACTGAGGCCGCCCAGGCAGCGGCAGAGGCTGAAGCTAAAAAGTACGGTACACTCTCCCTTACCATTGCTAACGGCGCCGGGGCCGCTGTCAGCGCACAGCCCACAGAAGGAAGCCCAGTTACCGGCACCGCCAACGACCAAGGCATAGTGGAGATGAAACTACTGACTGGCACATACGTCCTTACCATTACCAAATCTGGCTTTCAAACAGCCACCGTGCCAGACATCACCATCGTAAGCAAAGAGACTGCCACCAAGAGTGCAGTACTTACGGCAACCCCTGTCGTTTCAATAGCCACTCCTAAAGCCACCGCCAAAGCGACAGCCACACCAACAGCCACTCCCACCACCACTCCAAGCAGCTCGACCGAACACAGTTCTTACCGTCGCTCCACTGTGAGCACGAGCCGAGGTGCATTTACCGCAGACATTATGGAGTTTGAGCTGGGGCCAGGAAAAATTAAGGTGCTTACAGATACGGCCTCAGACAGCGACTGCAGCAATGACTGCCCCACTCTTTCCATTAAAGGTTATGCGGACCGTTACAACGGGGTAGTGGGCGCCATGAACGGCACCTACTTCTGTCCCGCAGATTACGCTTCGTGCTCCTCTGAGGTAGGAAGCTTTTTCTGGAAGATCAAGAACCCGCGCATCAACACCATGATCAATGCTTCCAATGGCTTAGGTGAAAACGACGGCTTCCTTACCTTTAACTCCAGTGGTACCGCCACCTACTACAACACCTGGAGTAGCGCCCCTTCCGTGTATGCAGGCATTAACCACAAACCCTCCGTGGTGAAGAACGGGGCATACAATGTTGATGAAAATACTTTGGATGAGAAACAGCGTACCTCAAAAATTACGCGTGGCGGGATTGGTCTGAAAGGCCAAACGCTCTTTGCCGTCATTGTTCAGTCTGCCACTGTCATGGACTTGGGAGCTGTTATGGAAGCTTTGGATACAGATGTGGCACTTAACTTGGATGGAGGAGGTTCCGCTGCCATGTGGTACAACGGTGCCTATAAGCGTGGGCCTGGACGGTCAGTCCCTAACGCCTTGGTATTTGTTCAGCAATGAAAAAAGAGAGCCGGTTGGCTCTCTTTTGGTTTAAGGAATCTCAGGTTGCGGCGGCGGTTTGCCGTGCGCACCTGCAATATCGTAGTGCGTCCCAGTTCGGGAACGCCCTATGATAGTGTTGGTCTTCATAGCGTCGTGATTTGTAAAGTTGACCCCCGGGATGAATGCATGGGTCAGGGCAGTACAAGAAAAGAACACATGTCCCCCAGCCAATTCCTCCATGACGTACGTCTTGTCCGGGTCTATGCCGGCGTCAATGAGACTCTGACGCAGACACCGGTCCTCCTCTGAGTCGGAGAAGTACGGGCGCTGCTCAAAGTAACCACCGCTGCACTTGGCAATAACCGCGGCAATCACCCCTTCCGGACCACCACCCGAACCCGCAGCAATATCCACGTTGTGATGCGGCTGTACCACCCGTACTGCAGAGCCAATATCCCCAGCGTCAATAGGGCTAGCAATGGCCCCTGTTCGCCGGATAGCATCTACTATGTACTGGTTCCTCTCACGATCCAAGTACTCTACCACGATCACTTTTTTGAGTTTCTCGCGCGCAAACAGGATTAGGGCTTCCATTGGCTGGCCAATAAGAGGAAGGGCAGGGTCTAGTGTCCAATCACCGTAGGTGAACTTCTTCCCTCCTTCCGCCGCCTCCTTTAAGGCATGTGCCAACTCTGGGCCGACACACCGCTTTTCTGCATAGCACTCGGGTGCCCGCCAAAGCGTGCCCTCACCACTAATGGCTCCTGCCAGAACAGCTATGGCACCAGGCTTATTCTTAGCCGCCAGCTGTGTACCATCAATGGGGTCGACAGCTACAAGCACATGAGGCAGTTCACACCTCACACCCACAGCAGTACCACCCAGCTCCTCGTCCAACTTAAAGCCAGGTGCCTCGTCCAAGTCACCCTCGCCAATGGCAATACGGAGCAGAAGTGGGCATCTGTCTAAGACGCCCCGCATTCCGTCCGTACCCAACTGGTCAATGAGCATTTTGTCGCCACGCCCCAAGGCAAAGACGGCGCGCATAGCGGCCGCAATAGTTGCCGCCTGGAAGATGCTCAAGACACGTCGCTCAAGGTCTTCAATTGTCGTTTTCTCTCGTAATGTGAATGTTCTTCTTCTGCCCAATTCGGCCTCCTAAGATGGATGCATCCTAGCAAAAGACTCCTCCCCCGTCGACCCTTAGGGACCCACTCTGTTTCCCCACCCACCTCAACCTGCGGTACAATAAAGTACACATAACCAAATGGGGCATGCTGACACAGGACGACATTATTTATTTCATCGTGACCGACCGGTTTGCCAATGGCGACCATGAGAACGATTTTGATGTAGATACAAATAGCTGGGATGAGTACCACGGCGGTGATTTTGCCGGCATTGAGGACCGTATCCCCTACCTTCAGAGCTTAGGGGTTACCGCATTGTGGATCACACCCGTCTACCAGCAGATATTTCCCGATGCGCACCATCGTGATTTTCATGGAGCCCCTTATCATGGCTATTGGCCATACAACTTTGAAAAGGTAGACCCTCACCTTTACAGTCCAAAGCCAGGCATTGAAGAGGGTAGCAAGCGCTACCTAAAGGATTTGGTAGACCAGCTTCATGCTGCTGGCATAAAAGTCATTTTAGACATGGTAGTCAACCATACGGGGTATGACCACCCTGCTACTACCAATGCCGAGTGGGGAGCCATCAAGCCACACTGGTTCAATACCCCTCGAGGCGAGCAAGAAGTTGGCGATATTGGCTCTTGGCTCAACTCCCTCCCCGACCTTAAACAGGACGAACCGGAAGTGGCCGATTACTTTACCCGGGTCATTGCGGATTGGATTGAGGAAACGGGTGTGGATTGTATCCGCATGGATACTGCCAAGCACGTGGAAAGCCTGTTCTGGCAGTACTACAAAACCACGGTCACGAGTAAGTTCCCCACCACCACGCTCCTCGGTGAGGTTTTAGAGTATGACATCGATAAGATTTCTGCCTACCAGCAACACTTTGCCTTTAACTCGCTATTTGATTTCCCACTGCAAAACGCCATTCAGCGCATTTTCATCAATGGCGAGTCCTTGCAGCAAATTTCTTCCCCTTTCAGCGGGCTCAACCAGCAGGGCAGCGGCATCCTTAACCAGGACACCCACTACACCAATCACAATGTACTAGTCACCCTCTTGGATAACCACGACTTGGGTGCCCGCTTCTTTACACGCGCGTTGGACAAATCGCAAGGAGACCGCGAATGGGCTCTCTACACGCTCAAGCTTGCACTTACGTTCTTGTTGACCACGCGTGGTATTCCCCAAATTTATTACGGGACGGAACTTGCCCTGGAGGGCGGTGACTACCACTACAACCGGCCGGACATGCCGTGGCACCTTTTGAAGGATGGCCTCTCCCCTGAAAAGGATACTGAAGCCGCAAGTGCCCACGGCCTGGTGAAGCACCTCATTAAGCTGCGCAAAGAGTCTGAGGCCCTTAGGTATGGTGAGCAAATCACCTTGTATGTGGGCGACCGTCAGTATGTGTACCTACGGAAATATAGGGATGACTGGGCGATCGTTGTGCTGAATTTGGACGAGAACGACATGCAGTTCCCACTCACTATCGACATCGCCAACAACCCCCAACTCCCGCCACAGTTACGCGCCATGATGATGGCCCAGCAGTACAGGGATGCCCTTGGGGTGTTCCCTGACGGGACCATTACCGATGGCGCACTCCACTTACAGATGCCCAAGCGCACTGCCAGCATCCTCATGCCTTGCTAGGAACAAAAAAAGCGCAGGCCTTACGGCCTGCGCAGAAGCGTTTGCTCCAGGAGGAGCTGCACCAACACTTCCCGGGTGAGAGGTGAGGTGCGGAGACCGACCGCCCGCGAAAGTTCAAAGAACTGGATGTCCTCCAAACCGCGGATATACCGCTTGTCCGGCCCTTCCTTGGAAACGAGGGCATGGTAGCATTGGGCACCGTGAACGGTGTGCGCATGCCAGAGCGGCGTGAGACACCGGTAGTTCGGCAACCTACTAGCCAGGAACTGTTCATGACTGAGCCCCGGCACCATGGTACTTGTGGGCATTTCCCACTGAGTCCCAAAGCGGAAGAGCAGGATGTAGTTGCAGCCCGCCCTTGCGTTGAGAAGTTCCAAAGCCCAGTTCATGGCCCACCCTTGTTTAAGAGGATGCGCGTATCCGTCCCCACCGTATTGCTAGGCAGGGTAAGATTGCTCTTCAGCCATGACATCTTCTTTACCGGGTCATGATAGACCAGCTTCCAGGAGTCGGGCCCGAGGAAGGCAAAGTACCGGTAGATACCCTGCCGGCACAAGATGGCTGATACCATGATACTTTGCGCAAAGATAAGGGTA containing:
- a CDS encoding VOC family protein, which codes for MIPQETRLGTVTLLVQDLALLTRFYTEVLRFSTLSQTGGRVILGHTGKPLLILIKGPGLPFADPHEAGLYHIAFLYSSGGLLARTLQSVLAKAPGLFQGASDHLVSQAFYLTDPEGNGVELYLDRPRSEWKISGGHIEMGSLPINLDSFLSVNGYLPDTGHITVGHIHLRIGNIEEARSFYGEVLGFDEVMTMPSALFISAGGYHHHIGLNTWESAGAGKRIPSLGLEHFQIIVPTIPDIHGIKSHLAAKDVPYSEDTNLTFIDPWGITIEVAAEEASL
- a CDS encoding DUF2103 domain-containing protein, which encodes MPVYRGPKKAKRHSTLIHEAVDVVNLLQRLEEVKRILPGLIRPGGSKSTVVLKVVDEPACLKVTVVGGSAVQELRIYTASHAMVRAELEKAFVVR
- a CDS encoding phosphodiester glycosidase family protein, with the translated sequence MTARTLQFSPRWLRPTFWGAVALLLLGSGYIVYGAQENTKRSAENTRLTAENFSTHTNAVKAYRSLLATIAAAKEKGVDTAAFEEEAKSISALLIAEDYDAVTLAITTQVAALTEQLANTEAAQAAAEAEAKKYGTLSLTIANGAGAAVSAQPTEGSPVTGTANDQGIVEMKLLTGTYVLTITKSGFQTATVPDITIVSKETATKSAVLTATPVVSIATPKATAKATATPTATPTTTPSSSTEHSSYRRSTVSTSRGAFTADIMEFELGPGKIKVLTDTASDSDCSNDCPTLSIKGYADRYNGVVGAMNGTYFCPADYASCSSEVGSFFWKIKNPRINTMINASNGLGENDGFLTFNSSGTATYYNTWSSAPSVYAGINHKPSVVKNGAYNVDENTLDEKQRTSKITRGGIGLKGQTLFAVIVQSATVMDLGAVMEALDTDVALNLDGGGSAAMWYNGAYKRGPGRSVPNALVFVQQ
- a CDS encoding fructose-bisphosphatase class II; the encoded protein is MSIFQAATIAAAMRAVFALGRGDKMLIDQLGTDGMRGVLDRCPLLLRIAIGEGDLDEAPGFKLDEELGGTAVGVRCELPHVLVAVDPIDGTQLAAKNKPGAIAVLAGAISGEGTLWRAPECYAEKRCVGPELAHALKEAAEGGKKFTYGDWTLDPALPLIGQPMEALILFAREKLKKVIVVEYLDRERNQYIVDAIRRTGAIASPIDAGDIGSAVRVVQPHHNVDIAAGSGGGPEGVIAAVIAKCSGGYFEQRPYFSDSEEDRCLRQSLIDAGIDPDKTYVMEELAGGHVFFSCTALTHAFIPGVNFTNHDAMKTNTIIGRSRTGTHYDIAGAHGKPPPQPEIP
- a CDS encoding alpha-amylase family glycosyl hydrolase, which translates into the protein MLTQDDIIYFIVTDRFANGDHENDFDVDTNSWDEYHGGDFAGIEDRIPYLQSLGVTALWITPVYQQIFPDAHHRDFHGAPYHGYWPYNFEKVDPHLYSPKPGIEEGSKRYLKDLVDQLHAAGIKVILDMVVNHTGYDHPATTNAEWGAIKPHWFNTPRGEQEVGDIGSWLNSLPDLKQDEPEVADYFTRVIADWIEETGVDCIRMDTAKHVESLFWQYYKTTVTSKFPTTTLLGEVLEYDIDKISAYQQHFAFNSLFDFPLQNAIQRIFINGESLQQISSPFSGLNQQGSGILNQDTHYTNHNVLVTLLDNHDLGARFFTRALDKSQGDREWALYTLKLALTFLLTTRGIPQIYYGTELALEGGDYHYNRPDMPWHLLKDGLSPEKDTEAASAHGLVKHLIKLRKESEALRYGEQITLYVGDRQYVYLRKYRDDWAIVVLNLDENDMQFPLTIDIANNPQLPPQLRAMMMAQQYRDALGVFPDGTITDGALHLQMPKRTASILMPC